In one window of Festucalex cinctus isolate MCC-2025b chromosome 14, RoL_Fcin_1.0, whole genome shotgun sequence DNA:
- the LOC144001114 gene encoding putative E3 ubiquitin-protein ligase TRIML1 isoform X2, with protein MQREVVKDRQKNLAMQQSEITKKSYVTKESIIRKHLEIQAILDKDLRTTLSHLEAEERAAVSALDWLMERNWTRLQEIEQDLAGITATLDHVDLHAHATPDHQGAWAIDRVPDVLNSSECCSVSLDAAKADQIVSLTNNMLLLISSLTPTMKNLMKNWSDVSLDPDTAHPKLLISPKGDSVTYTDAWQELPDTPSRFDTTLNVISLQSFSFGRHYWEMDVTGKTYWELGVTYPSIPRKGVAEDCWLGRGDESWCVEFYAGEYTAWHRGAPHRLLVTKHFSRIGILCNFPAGSVMFVGADDMSPLFCFCAGSFSDSLHLALCPGHDHNGTNANPIVICNAAS; from the exons ATGCAGAGGGAGGTGGTGAAAGACAGACAGAAGAACCTGGCCATGCAACAATCAGAAATCACT AAAAAGTCCTATGTGACAAAGGAGAGCATAATAAGAAAACATCTGGAGATCCAAGCCATACTGGACAAGGACCTGAGGACCACGCTGTCGCACCTGGAGGCTGAGGAGCGTGCTGCTGTCTCAGCTCTGGACTGGCTCATGGAGAGGAACTGGACTCGACTCCAGGAGATAGAACAGGACCTGGCTGGAATCACAGCAACTCTGGACCACGTGGACTTGCATGCTCATGCAACG CCCGACCACCAAGGCGCATGGGCGATAGACAG AGTGCCTGATGTGCTCAATAGTTCCGAATGTTGCAGTGTGAGCTTGGACGCCGCCAAAGCTGACCAGATTGTCAGCCTCACCAACAACATGCTTCTGCTCATCTCCTCCCTCACTCCTACCATGAAGAATCTTATGAAAA ATTGGAGTGACGTGTCGTTGGATCCAGACACAGCCCATCCCAAGTTGCTCATCTCTCCCAAAGGTGACAGTGTCACCTACACGGACGCATGGCAGGAGCTTCCGGACACCCCTTCCCGCTTTGACACCACTCTTAACGTCATCAGCTTGCAAAGCTTCAGCTTTGGCCGTCATTACTGGGAGATGGACGTGACTGGTAAGACCTACTGGGAGCTCGGCGTCACGTATCCCAGCATTCCACGCAAGGGCGTCGCTGAGGACTGCTGGCTGGGTCGAGGGGACGAGTCGTGGTGCGTGGAGTTTTATGCTGGGGAGTACACAGCCTGGCACCGAGGGGCGCCACATCGGCTGCTTGTCACGAAGCACTTCAGCCGAATTGGAATTTTGTGTAATTTCCCAGCCGGGTCGGTGATGTTTGTGGGTGCAGACGATATGTCACCGCTGTTCTGCTTCTGTGCAGGGAGCTTCTCCGACAGCCTCCACCTGGCCTTGTGTCCTGGCCACGACCACAACGGAACCAATGCAAATCCAATTGTGATCTGTAATGCAGCATCTTAA
- the LOC144001114 gene encoding zinc-binding protein A33-like isoform X1 has translation MQREVVKDRQKNLAMQQSEITKKSYVTKESIIRKHLEIQAILDKDLRTTLSHLEAEERAAVSALDWLMERNWTRLQEIEQDLAGITATLDHVDLHAHATPDHQGAWAIDRVPDVLNSSECCSVSLDAAKADQIVSLTNNMLLLISSLTPTMKNLMKSYWSDVSLDPDTAHPKLLISPKGDSVTYTDAWQELPDTPSRFDTTLNVISLQSFSFGRHYWEMDVTGKTYWELGVTYPSIPRKGVAEDCWLGRGDESWCVEFYAGEYTAWHRGAPHRLLVTKHFSRIGILCNFPAGSVMFVGADDMSPLFCFCAGSFSDSLHLALCPGHDHNGTNANPIVICNAAS, from the exons ATGCAGAGGGAGGTGGTGAAAGACAGACAGAAGAACCTGGCCATGCAACAATCAGAAATCACT AAAAAGTCCTATGTGACAAAGGAGAGCATAATAAGAAAACATCTGGAGATCCAAGCCATACTGGACAAGGACCTGAGGACCACGCTGTCGCACCTGGAGGCTGAGGAGCGTGCTGCTGTCTCAGCTCTGGACTGGCTCATGGAGAGGAACTGGACTCGACTCCAGGAGATAGAACAGGACCTGGCTGGAATCACAGCAACTCTGGACCACGTGGACTTGCATGCTCATGCAACG CCCGACCACCAAGGCGCATGGGCGATAGACAG AGTGCCTGATGTGCTCAATAGTTCCGAATGTTGCAGTGTGAGCTTGGACGCCGCCAAAGCTGACCAGATTGTCAGCCTCACCAACAACATGCTTCTGCTCATCTCCTCCCTCACTCCTACCATGAAGAATCTTATGAAAAGTT ATTGGAGTGACGTGTCGTTGGATCCAGACACAGCCCATCCCAAGTTGCTCATCTCTCCCAAAGGTGACAGTGTCACCTACACGGACGCATGGCAGGAGCTTCCGGACACCCCTTCCCGCTTTGACACCACTCTTAACGTCATCAGCTTGCAAAGCTTCAGCTTTGGCCGTCATTACTGGGAGATGGACGTGACTGGTAAGACCTACTGGGAGCTCGGCGTCACGTATCCCAGCATTCCACGCAAGGGCGTCGCTGAGGACTGCTGGCTGGGTCGAGGGGACGAGTCGTGGTGCGTGGAGTTTTATGCTGGGGAGTACACAGCCTGGCACCGAGGGGCGCCACATCGGCTGCTTGTCACGAAGCACTTCAGCCGAATTGGAATTTTGTGTAATTTCCCAGCCGGGTCGGTGATGTTTGTGGGTGCAGACGATATGTCACCGCTGTTCTGCTTCTGTGCAGGGAGCTTCTCCGACAGCCTCCACCTGGCCTTGTGTCCTGGCCACGACCACAACGGAACCAATGCAAATCCAATTGTGATCTGTAATGCAGCATCTTAA